aaacaaaaaattaacttttcctAATGAACTACCCAGCTGAAGAATGGTATAAACATCAGTTTGTAGCCCACAGCTGTCTACCAGAAATAACACACAGAAGACACTTGCATCGAAACAAGACCTTGCAATAGCCCATGAATCATCAGTTCCAAGTGTGTGCATCATCTATCAAAGGCCAGTTCTCCCCCACAGCGTCTAATCACAGATAGTGACTGAAATTTGCCCAAGTTCCTTCATGAGCACCAGAGTTCCTAAGAGCTGATTTTATCCAGGTATAACAGAAAGCAGCATCTGGAAGCCATCTGCAGGCACATCTCTGCAGGACAAGTGCAGGACAAGGCTTCCTGTCAAGACATGAGCCAAATCTTTCTCAAACTGCTGCTTCAAACACAGACACCCACAATAGACAATCTTAAAGACTGTTTGGCCTTGTGTCTTCTGAATCTGTAGAGCTTTGGAAAAGCTCCACCCTGAATTTCTGTTAGATTTGAGCAAACATAGGATCTTCCCTTTAGTTGGGAATCAGTTGGAATCAGGTGGAATGGATACAGTGAATATATTTTCCAGTACTATTCCCACATCAGCAAGGACACCAGGCAAAACGCAAAACTGTAAAACGTTAAGATACCACTTTGACATTCCTTTGACAGGAAATAGGATATAGCTGATCTACAAGAACCTAATTAATATTTCCAATcctacctttaaaaaaaaaaaaaaaattgtataagTATTTGTGAGTGGAGTGTTTGTTTCCAAGCAGTCATAAGACTGCCTAAACTAAAGGAAAAGCTATTCCAGCAACTTGGGTGCTGAGAAGAACCATTCTCCCCAAattaaaccccccaaaagctTTAAGAAAAATCAGCATCAGGTGCTATATTGCTGTAAGCAATAAGCAACACCGAACATGCAGAGGTGTTGCTCAGAAGtacacacagcagcagaaaggtAATTGCTGAGGCAAGACCTGACATTCATTTTAGTACCTGCTTTCTTCTCAAGCATTTGAACCATTTCCACCGAAGGTAATAGTTTTGCTATTGGCTTgacagaataagaaaaaaaaaaggcactcaAACATCTATTGTTGATCTTATGATACAGTGATTGTCACCACACACAATAGTTCCTGGTGAGTTCAGCCAGGAAGCAATGATGTATCAGACTCAAAATAGATAAATATATGGATTATGAAATCAATGCAGGGCACTCCTCAGGAATTACTATCATGACACCTTATGAAAGGTGCcctctcttcccctgctcctcttTTCCCAGGTCCCTTATTTTTCCCCTATCTGTGTAGGAAGTTATGTTTCACCTCCCCCTTCTCTGAGGTAAGTGATAATTACTGCAGCCTACAAGCGCCTGGAATTATGACTAAACCACTAATTAAGCATTTTGAGATTTCACAAGACACCCATATGCACCTGTCTCTGAAACAGAGTTGTATAGACCTCTCCAGAAACTCCAGCACTAAAAGAAGGGACAGATAAACAGATTTGCTGAGAAAGAGAAGGGACATCAGCACTGAATTTCGTGCTCTGGGCTAGTTTAAGAAGAGCAtatacaaagaaaacaaataaagcaTGCCATGCTTTGCAATACAAGGCAAAAAATAACACTGCATCAACTTCAAATAAAACCTAAGATTTATTaatctcctttttatttttaaaaatttttttaaagagcgAATATATTCACCCTGAAGCCTCAAAGGAAGAGAACACAGGGTATTTAGACAAAGGTGATTTTCTGCCCAGTCACAGAAGCTTAAAACCAGCGGTATCAGTACCAGGCACTGAATACAGGGATGAGCCCCAGACCATTAGGAAACAAGGAAGAACTGGGAGCGAGCATCAAGTGAAAAACAGCCTGAAAAGCATTGATTTCCTTGCACTGCACAATAAACCAGGTTTGGCTTCTGATAACCAGGACAGTGACTCTGGGAGCAGTGGCAGAGAGCAGTCCAGCTCTGAGCATGACCAACTCAGGAAGCATGAGAAACATGGGAACACAGCAAACCAACACCTTCCAGGCCATGCAGAACACCTAGTGGGTGATTTCAGCCTTCATCATGAGCGTAACATGTGGAAATATAACAAAAATGCTGTTGTCCTgtctgaaaaaaacagtgaaagcGATGAAGAGGCAAGTATGGAAGAAGAGGACGAGGAATGGGGTGAAGACACTGATTACAGAGACAAAAAGCACAAAGGCCACCAGACACATCAAGGTGACCGATACAAAAGACAGCAACATGAGAACAGCATGCAATCAGATGAACTCCTGAGAGATTCCAGCCAAGCAACCCGGAAAACCAAGAGACACGGAGAGAAATTTGACCTagaggaagaagagagggaGAACAGCCAGAAGAAGTCCGATAAAGAAGAAATCCCCCTCTCTCAGAAAAACCATAATGATGATCAGGATAGAAAACAGCAAAGTCAAGAGAGAAAAGACAATATTCAAGTGAACTATCCAAGTGACCATGACACAGTGGTGAAAATACGAGATAAGGAAGACAGTAATGATGATGATGGTCATGATAGTGGTGACATTGATGGTGAGGAGTATCTCAGCAACACCTGGAAAGAAGCAGCctatgaggaagaggagagaatCCAGAGTAATGACCAGGAGAGAGTCAGTACTGAGCCTGAAGGGGATGGAACCACTGAAGGTAACACTGCAGTTCATAGAGAGACTGAGGATTACCAAATTGCCAAGATTAAAGACCTTGCTCACTCTGAACAAGATGATTATGGTCATGAGCCACCTAATTCTGACAACAAGCAACAACTGAAAATGAGTAGCTCTGTTCAGAGCGTTAATTCAATGGGCAGTGAAGATAAGGTAAgttatctttaaaataaaattggaaTACTAcaaaaagggggagagggagagagggaccAGTTCCAAATTTAAATTCTTGATGATTGAAATGACATGTTGGAGAAAAACAGATGTAATAAGTTATTAATATGCAGAAGTCTCATCTCTCCTTTTATTCACTATTTCTCTGGTTCATGCTGTGTCACTGCACACAGAGCATTTAGGTGAGTTGGACTAGGAAGGAAGTGAACACCATTCATGTAAGAGCTCCAGCCCCGTGGGGTGTGTAAtgaaacacacaaataaatGCAGATACACAGATACAAAACCTGAAACCCAATCTCCAGTTTACTAAGACCGCCTGTTCACTCCTCTCTCACAAAGATTTTAAACACTACTACACAAAAGTGAACAGCTTGGAAAGGCAGGACTACAGTCCACAGAATAATTATAGGAAACTCAGGCCTTACCAAGCtcccatttctctctctcttcaccTCCtactcttatttttttccccaaataacAAGAGCATGTTAATACTACCAGAGGCTTTATGCTCTTCTCACACATTTTGCATAGCAACCTCTCTCTGCTTCAAGCAGAGCAAACTGTGCCTCAGTCGGCTCTATATTCGGACCTGAGAAAATTTTGtccaagtattttttttttcttcccaagatTCACCACAGCTTTCTGCCTATGCCTCTGTGTCTGTGCAGGTTAAGACTACAGGCAGTTCCCATGGCGAGATGGAAAGTGTCAGTAACAGGAATGAGGAGGCTCTCCTTGGTAAGATAAGCCCCAAGCAAAGCTGTCATGTAACGCCCAGCTCTCTGCAGCTAGGAAATCTGCTGgtctgcatttcttttctgccttttgcaGCATGGGATTTCACGTGACTGAACTGTGCTTGTGCCTAATCCTGTGTTCCCAGAGAATCCCTTCCATATTCCCTTGAATTTAGTAATTTGTTTGTGAAAAACATTTGTAGGCAGTGCACAAATTTTTGTGTCAGTTACACAGAAATGGGAATTACCTTGCACTGAGAGCTTTCAGTTTCAGAACAGTAGCTTGGATTCAAGTAGGAGTGGGACAAATGCCAGTGCTTGATTCAGCAAAGACAGATGGGATGTGTTTCACCAAAGGAAGCTGGAAGTGAATGTTAGTCCTTACAGAAGAAACAGCTTTTTGtgagaaaattatttccccATCCAATTACAACCTGGGACTGCTAGAAGCCTCACAAAAATCCTCATTTAAAGTTTGGCTTGTTTTATTCAATCCAAGATCCAGCTTCATTTCAACAAACTTAAAAATGCGCTTGAATTTCTTGGTGAATATTGGGCTGTGTTTTGCTTTGGCTGTCAGTAGTACCTGACAAACACTTGGCTTCATCCCATCACCTCCAACAGTCCCTCTTTCCTGCTAGGATTGCCAGACCCATGTCATAACTTCCACTGCAAAAGAGGCAAAGTCTGCCATGCAGACAAACAAGGGAAACCCCACTGCATTTGCCAAGATCCTGCTGCTTGCCCTCCCACCAAAGACTATGAGCATGTGAGTATTTCACCCAGTGCACAGGACTGGGAAAAGCCACCTAAAGTGTTCATAAGATAACATATTCCCCTGCTGTTATTTAGAATGATTCTACCCTAAAGAGCATGCAAGTGAGTTTGAATGATTCCAGTAGTTGCAAAATTAAGTATAAAGCACCCAAACACACTGACTATGGCTTGAGAGCAGTATGAACCCATGTAACTGCACAGCAACTGACTTGCTTCACTCAGTCTCAGGGATTGCAATTTTTCCCTGTCACTAAAAGTTTCATGTATCCACTTTGTGTTTTAGAGCATGTGCTGAGCACTACCACGTATTGAGTGAAATAATCCCACAGCATCTCAGAGGCTATATTACAACCACAAAAATAAACTCAGGTGTTGCAAAACTGGGCATGCAAGTACAGACAACTAATTCTCACGTGGGCATACAACAACTAATATTTCCAATACTTCTGATCACGTGTACTCCCTGTGGGCGTTCACCACATGTTAatgatgcttttattttctcaacACAGCGGTGGGGGTGGTGGTTttgcttttccctcctcctctagGTTTGTGGTACGGATAACAAGACTTACGATGGCATATGTCAACTCTTTGGCACCAAATGTCAACTGGAAGGGACAAAAATGGGCCGCCAGCTGCACCTAGACTATATGGGCTCCTGCAAATGTAAGCTtgtttttctgtgaagaattcACCTAGGTATAAAGAAGCAGTAGCCTTAACCCATCAGCCAGCCCTAAACTACCCTTATTCTTGTAATTTGCCACTTGTGCATCAATTATCTGCTAATTAAGACCTCCAGAACCTAAGCATGTTTAAAAAGTATCTGAAACCTAGACATCTCTCCTGTGCTTAACACCAATTTGTTGCTGACCTTATCTTCCCCCTACACTGTCTTATATGTTCCTGTTGCTATAGCCTCTGAAGATTTTGTAAATCCTTGACCAGAAAAACAGTGTTTGCAGTGTTAGTAAATGAAAATGCCCATCTCTAACTCCCATagaacaaaaccccaacaaacaacaACCAAACTTAGATGCCACACGCGGAAGTCAGGATCTAAAAGCCAGAACTGATTTCCAACCTCTTCACGTGCTACATACGGTAGAAGGAAAGTGCTTTCCCAGCCAGAATACTCCTTTGCTGTCAAAAACTCTGCTTTCATGCAACTGACTGATAAAAGCTCTACTGCACAACTATGCTCAGAAGCTGCCCGGATATATAAAAGTTGGGTCTTGCACAACTGGTTAAGCACGTGCACAAAAAACCTGTAGATTTATAACTGAACACATTAGGTGCATTCACAATTTTATGTATTAACAGTTCTGTCAATTTTAACTGGAAGTTTGATAGTGAGATCCCAAATCTCAGAAATGCTCGAATAGGGACTAAACAGATGACTTGTTAACAAAAGCTTTCCTCTTTGGCACAGACATCCCGCCCTGTACTGATTATGAAGTGGATCAGTTTCCCCTCCGGATGCGAGACTGGCTTAAGAACATCCTTGTCCAATATTATGAACGTGACCTGAACACTTCTGGGATTCTaactgaaaagcaaaggaataAGGTCAGCAATCCTTTTCAGATAAAACCATGCAGTTACATGGACCAGCCCAGAACATCTCATACTAAATGGTACGAATTAGATGACTTCTGAGATGGCTTATTTCACAGTAAAACATGAGTTGCTTTGCTCAGGACAGAAGATGTGATAAAACTGGTTTAATCTTCTACCAAGCCAAGGCTACTGCCCCCCTTAGCCGAGCCTGACAATTAAGCCACAAGAATTTCACTTCCTTTCTAGTTACTGCCAAAGTTAACACGGACAGCAACAAAAATCTCCTAGACCACCTGAGGCAAGCTTTTTGTGCTGTGTATGGTCACAAACACTAAAACCCATTTCCTCAGTGGTATTTTATTATCAAGTTTCATTTCTCCCAAACACCTTCTTGCCAGATAGTTCTCTTCAGGACAGATCTTCATTCCTAAACAAAAAATAACAATTTCTGTGTTATGTTCAGGTCAAAAAGATCTACCAGAATGACAAGCGCCTTGTGGCTGGCGACCACCCAGTTGAGCTGCTACTGCACGACTTTGAGAAAAATTACCACATGTATGTGTATCCTGTGCACTGGCAGTTTCACCAGCTTGATCAGCACCCTGTTGAcaggtaaaaaaatatttgtggttCAGTTCTGATTTGCCAATTAAACTCAGGCTGTTTTACTTTTCTAAACACCTCAAAGGATTCTCTACATATAGAAACCAGTATCCTCCCCCTTTCTAACACAGAACTTTTTCCCTCATTGTTTTCCTGGTCATGTCCTAGGTCAGAGCCTGCTATCCTCTTGCCTTGCATGATAATGTATCTTTACAGGGTCTGAATGGCTACTAATGCTCTCAGCCAAGAAGAAATCCTGTTATTACTGAAGCTAAGAGCAAAAGGCTAAGTACAGAGGACAGAGCCCTGGCAGCAAAAATCCACTAGTGAGGTATCCATAGTTTTCAACTAACACCACAGAGGCCTCTCAGTTTAATGAGTAGATACAGTCACAGTTCAGAGAAAGCCTCCAGCTTCTGAGAACGTGACTCAGATTTCAAGCTTTTCGTCATATCACTCAGTGATGGGATCCGTTATTTCCAAGTTCAGACCTTCAATACTGAGGGACAATCACACCTACTGCTTTAGAACAGAGCTAAGCACTTTAGCAAGCTTGATCTCCTGAGGATAAAGAGCAGAACTCCACAAGTGATGAGTAGTGAGCAAGTCGCTCCTTGCAATACTTGTAATTACTACACAAGTAATACTTTTCTAGGAGAAAAGATCTTAGCAAACAAACATGCAGCAGAAGCATTTTAGTTCATCAGATATTAGATATCTTTATAGTGACCTGGGACACATTCACTACAGCAGCACCATAACAAAATCCAGTGGGGCATCTCTGATAAAGCCATCCTTACTGTCTTCTACCTTAGATCACCTTTGACAATCCTGCTGATTTATTAAGGAAATGCAGCTCTCCATATCTGCTCTTTCTTTCAGATTATTAACACACTCAGAGCTTGCACCTTTGAGAGCCTCCCTTGTTCCCATGGAACACTGCATAACCCGTTTCTTCCAAGAGTGCGATGGAGACCAGGACAAACTCATCGCTTTGAAGGAATGGTGCCACTGCTTTGGGATTAAGGAAGGTAAGCCTAAAAAAATAGGCAGATGCACCTGACAGAATGTTCCCATCAAGAAAATTACTCAGACCTCAATGTAAGGCGAAGAAATTGTAAGTAGAAGCTCATGGCTACTGTGCTGGGAGGAAAACAGAACAGTAACAACAAGACTGCAAAAGGTCAGCAGGGTTAACAACATAGCACAGGTTAATCCCAGAAGAGTTACATGACAGAAGGCATTTGGCCAAACAAGCAGACTGAAGAAATGAATTCAAAATCTTACTAGCAAGTCCCTAATTTTAAGTGGAGGCTGATTCTCGTCAGAAGTCAGACACAAGGAGCTTCACAGAATTCTCTCAGCTCTTCTGATGACAATTCACCAGTCATAACACACGTATACTTCTGCCAGTTGATTGCTCATCCATAGCATCAGTCACCTTATTGACAGTGATACAGCATAAAAATGTCTCTTTGGCATAAAATGTCAataatgttttcttcttctttgttgCAGAGGACATAAATGAAAATCTCCTATTCTGAACCCAGCTGAACAGACTCCCAGTACTGTACTAAAACTAGTGAATCCTGCTTCTGTAATTAACAGTTTCACAGCTTTCAAGAAAAAGGTGGAATAAGTTTCACTGAATTCTTATCAAATAACAAAAGTGCAGAAAATTTCTACATTCATTAGCAGCAGTAAAGTTTAACTACTTCAATTGGTTCATAGCTAAACAACTAGTGTTTTCCCCCACATGTACCCATGATCTCTCTGAACCAATAAATACTACTAACCCAATGACTAAGCTGTTCACAAAACTCCTCAGTAGAATTACAGAATGTAGATTTTACTGCACACTGAAATGGGACTTGTTTCCTTTATTTACTGTATTGTCAGCTTAACACTCTGCAGAGAAGTCTCAAATAAAATAGAAGTCTACTTGGAATATGGGTTTTGTCAGAACTTTGTCAaagaaaattctatttctttcaCCATTGCCCATCTTTTGCTCACCTCAAAAGAGGCACAATTTAAGCATTAAAAAAGCCAGGACAGTATGTGATTATTCCCGAATCCCTATAAATTTGTGATTTTAAGG
This window of the Aphelocoma coerulescens isolate FSJ_1873_10779 unplaced genomic scaffold, UR_Acoe_1.0 HiC_scaffold_121, whole genome shotgun sequence genome carries:
- the LOC138100630 gene encoding SPARC-like protein 1; this translates as MKAVALFIFLVGPIFAISTHPVNHKLRTHRQKTPEKSEYIHPEASKEENTGYLDKGDFLPSHRSLKPAVSVPGTEYRDEPQTIRKQGRTGSEHQVKNSLKSIDFLALHNKPGLASDNQDSDSGSSGREQSSSEHDQLRKHEKHGNTANQHLPGHAEHLVGDFSLHHERNMWKYNKNAVVLSEKNSESDEEASMEEEDEEWGEDTDYRDKKHKGHQTHQGDRYKRQQHENSMQSDELLRDSSQATRKTKRHGEKFDLEEEERENSQKKSDKEEIPLSQKNHNDDQDRKQQSQERKDNIQVNYPSDHDTVVKIRDKEDSNDDDGHDSGDIDGEEYLSNTWKEAAYEEEERIQSNDQERVSTEPEGDGTTEGNTAVHRETEDYQIAKIKDLAHSEQDDYGHEPPNSDNKQQLKMSSSVQSVNSMGSEDKVKTTGSSHGEMESVSNRNEEALLGLPDPCHNFHCKRGKVCHADKQGKPHCICQDPAACPPTKDYEHVCGTDNKTYDGICQLFGTKCQLEGTKMGRQLHLDYMGSCKYIPPCTDYEVDQFPLRMRDWLKNILVQYYERDLNTSGILTEKQRNKVKKIYQNDKRLVAGDHPVELLLHDFEKNYHMYVYPVHWQFHQLDQHPVDRLLTHSELAPLRASLVPMEHCITRFFQECDGDQDKLIALKEWCHCFGIKEEDINENLLF